A window of Chloroflexaceae bacterium genomic DNA:
TGAAGCAGAGGGCGGCCCGTACGTGATCGTGGGCTTCGACGATGCTGACCCGCATAGGCGCCTCGTATGTCCGTTTCGCGTCGCCACTTCCACGGCTCTGAGCTGTGGAGGTGTGGAGATGTGGAGGTGTGGAGGTGTGGAGGTGTGGAGGTGTGGAGGTGTGGAGCAACCACGGGAAGAGCATGTCACCTCCACATCTCTACATCTCCACATCTCCACATCTCTACACCTCTGTCAGGTGTCGGGAGCAACCTTCATCGTTATACCGGATCGGCCCTTGCGGCACACGCCCCCCGGGAGCGGTTTGCCGCTGGCTCGGGTAGATAGCCACAGCGAGACGGTTGGGGATGATCGCCCGCCCGTCCGCATGGATAGCGCGCGCTCAGCCATACAGGCGTATAATGCCCCATATGGGCCTGCTGGCCATTCTTCGTGTTACCAGTCTCGAAAAGACCCGTCGCTGGGCGACGCTGGTCTTTGTGGCATTGATGCTCCTCGCCCCGACGCGCAGCGTCGTCGCGCAGGCGCCGGCGCGTCCGGCCGGCGGTCTCCCCATCAGGATGCTCGGCATCGCTGAAGGGCTGCCCCATCCCGCCGTGTATGCCATCGCCCGCGACCGCTTCGGCTTCCTCTGGTTCGGCACGCTCGAGGGGCTGGCGCGCTACGACGGCCACCGCTTCGTCGTCTACCGCCCCGATCCAGGCAACCCGAACACACCGGCGAGCGCCCAGATCGACACGCTGTACACCGACCGCGCAGGAAACCTCTGGATCGGCACCTTCGCCAGCGGGCTCAACCGGTACGACCCGCTGAGCGAGCGGTTCACCCTGTACCGCTTCGACCCCGCCGATCCAGCCAGCCTGAGCAGCGACGCGGTGCGGGCCATCTGCGAAGATGGCGCTGGAGGACTCTGGGTCGGCACGCTCGGTGGCGGGCTCAACCGTCTTGACCCGGCCACGGGGCGCTTCACCCGCTACCACCACGACCCCGCCGACCCGTACAGTCTGAGCGACGATGACGTCACGGCCATTCTCGACGACGGGCGGGGCGGGCTGTGGGTCGCCACGGCGGGAGGGCTGAACCGCTTTGACCCGGCCACGGGGCGCTTCATCCGCTACCGCCACGACCCCGCCGACCCCGCTTCCCTGGGCGGGGACAGGGTGGCGACGTTGTTGCGTGACAGCGCAGGCGCCCTCTGGGTGGGCGTCACCGGCGCCGGCCTCTATCGCTACGACGAGGCGCGCAACCGGTTCACCGGCTATCGCCGCGACCCCGGCGCGCCCGCCGACCAGCCCGGCGATAACGTGGTGGCCCTGGCCGAGACCAGCCCAGGGCAACTCTGGGTCGCCACCTACGGCGGCGGTCTCGCCCGCTTCGACGTGGCCAGCGGTCGCTTCACCGACGTGAACCGCCTGGCTCTCCCGGGCAGCGGGCTGGCGACAAATAGCATCGAAAGCCTCTTGCCGGGCGCCGACGGCTTGCTCTGGGTCGGGACGGAGAACCGCGGCGTCGCCCTGGTTGACCTCCAGCCCGGGCCGTTCACGATCTACAGAGCACGACCCGATCCGGAAGCCTTTCCCGACGCGCTCTGGCCCGGGGTGATCAGGGCTGCCGTGGAAGACAACGACGGCGCGTTGTGGCTCGGCGTGGCCGACTCGGGCGTCGCCCGCTTCGACCGCCAGCAAGGCGTGGTGCGCCACTACCGCCACGACCCCGCCGACCCCCACAGCCCTGCCGGCAACCGGCCCCAGGCCATGCTCCTCGACCGGAGCGGGAGGCTGTGGATCGGCTACCATACCGGTCTCGACCGCTTCGACCACGCCACCGGCCAGTTCGTCCACTACCCGGCCAACCCCGACGACCCGGCGGCGCTGAGCCAGGCCGACATCTTCGACCTGTACGAGAGCCGCGATGGGGCGATCTGGATCGGCACGCGCGGCGGCGGCCTGAACCGCCTCGACCCGGCCACCGGGCGCTTCAGCCGCTACCGCCACGATCCCAACGACCCCGCCAGCATCAGTTCGGATAACGTCGGCGCGATCGTCGAGGACCAGTGGGGCAATCTGTGGCTCGGCCACGAGGGCGCCGGAGTGAGCCGTCTTGATCGGGCCACCGGCCGCTTCACCAACTATCGCCACGAGCCCAACGACCCGAACACGCCGGGTTCGAATACGGTGCTGGCCTTTTACGCCGACCCGGCGGGCAACATCTGGGCCGCCGCCTGGAACAGCGGGCTGGACCGGATCGACCCGGCCACCGGCCGCTTCACGCGCTATACGGTCGCCGACGGTTTGCTGAGCGGGA
This region includes:
- a CDS encoding histidine kinase; this encodes MPHMGLLAILRVTSLEKTRRWATLVFVALMLLAPTRSVVAQAPARPAGGLPIRMLGIAEGLPHPAVYAIARDRFGFLWFGTLEGLARYDGHRFVVYRPDPGNPNTPASAQIDTLYTDRAGNLWIGTFASGLNRYDPLSERFTLYRFDPADPASLSSDAVRAICEDGAGGLWVGTLGGGLNRLDPATGRFTRYHHDPADPYSLSDDDVTAILDDGRGGLWVATAGGLNRFDPATGRFIRYRHDPADPASLGGDRVATLLRDSAGALWVGVTGAGLYRYDEARNRFTGYRRDPGAPADQPGDNVVALAETSPGQLWVATYGGGLARFDVASGRFTDVNRLALPGSGLATNSIESLLPGADGLLWVGTENRGVALVDLQPGPFTIYRARPDPEAFPDALWPGVIRAAVEDNDGALWLGVADSGVARFDRQQGVVRHYRHDPADPHSPAGNRPQAMLLDRSGRLWIGYHTGLDRFDHATGQFVHYPANPDDPAALSQADIFDLYESRDGAIWIGTRGGGLNRLDPATGRFSRYRHDPNDPASISSDNVGAIVEDQWGNLWLGHEGAGVSRLDRATGRFTNYRHEPNDPNTPGSNTVLAFYADPAGNIWAAAWNSGLDRIDPATGRFTRYTVADGLLSGKINGIQPDDAGNLWLTSNQGLMRFDPRTGKSVAYTPASAGLPPGGFALNGSARTRAGEIVLGGFDSLVTFFPREVRPQTEVAPVVFTNVLVANRPVALSPTAPLTTTINAATELTLFYRDRVLSLEFTALDYRAPEAARYRYRLVGFEPEWVEVDSRRRVATYTNLDPGAYTFEVQAANGEGVWGTQTRRLRIIVVPPWWQTWWFTLLAGATVVASVGGGVGLRLQGEKRQRRRLEAEVAARTAALTAANAGLEGQVRLERTLIMSLDLDTLLGGILEQIGEVAPFSTAAIFTVEDRSLTLRALRSRDLAPASVPVRLDLEQLPQLGPVLAGGRTQVLHRANASSEAISYLARMFGQPVRAQTWLVAPLVVQERVIGALVLAHPQSDVYGASEVAQIEPFVSPVALALENERLRQQARSAAMLEERARMARELHDAVTQTLFSASLIAEALPEAIERDRERAARGAAELRRLTAGALAEMRTLLLELRPRSLTELSLGRLVQILAASLCTHSPLTVTVTVENDCTLAPEVQLACYRIVQEALNNVVKHAAAARVEVTLDCTPAEVLLRVRDDGRGFDPARASRGGLGLDILRERASEIGAQLTIETAPDAGTTVLLHWQARDGSS